From Callospermophilus lateralis isolate mCalLat2 chromosome 5, mCalLat2.hap1, whole genome shotgun sequence, a single genomic window includes:
- the Gprin1 gene encoding G protein-regulated inducer of neurite outgrowth 1 isoform X2: MRDCCPSQQKASPACLRHTPDQTPGMDSRHSSPSGAGEGASCSEDPTGNLACPSATCLPSQEEATKETLGIHGALISGTPETTLSTKPEIVSSLKTDPTSSENRNPMFLEKRDFNSSKQADLGSIGKKDAGSTRKAEPVLTGKAESAASGKGDPVPPGRMDYTTPRKENLESLGKVDPMCSSKVDTVSPKEDPGSLRKVDPVSSGKVDPIKEHLVSSEKVGSASTEKIDPGPSGRVNPVPLRSTDPTPTEKSDPGLLGKLTPGLSGKTELVFSGIGTPGSLGRVDPTCSGMADPASVENAEMVSLAKEDPQFLAKTDPASSGEGHPVSVRMTKTVSAGPVDPMFSGKIDPTSVKSTVPVSLGKMDPVSLEKVDPMSSGKPEPLSSGQAEHVSVGKTVTVSLGKEDLVSSRGVDPTTERNTKIPSSGKVNPESSGKTDPASSDPGDPRSLETGVPPSEVKAEAVTEEKGDSWSLEKAGPTVSRKADPLVLGNVDPVSRGKTETAPSREVDSMSLGKSPMTYIKTGLVSPGKADPMDCGKAEAIPEGKVDPPSLEKGNPVNSTKKETKALGKVEPMSGGKAEAKLPGQECATLSGKAEGLFLQKEQPQTSEKVDPIVSGNVEPVSQADSALPRKAESSSSGKGFSIPKKTESSSSRQSDGKPCSSAPSPQGRPGSLESGVEPEPAPSAKTPSLCQKDLVATEAEKSPHAEAAAPQPGPRTRDNFTKAPSWDASAPPPPPREDAGTQAGAQACVSVAVSPMSPQDGAGGPAFSFQAAPRAPSPTPRPPSRRDAGLQVSMGAAETRSVATGPMTPQTAAPPAAPPAFPEVRVRPGSALAAAMAPQEAAEPVRDVSWDEKGMTWEVYGAAMEVEVLGMAIQKHLERQIEEHGRQGAPAPPPAARAGPGRAGSVRASAADGAAKRPPGLFRALLQSVRRPRCCSRAGPTAE; this comes from the exons ATGAGGGATTGCTGCCCCTCCCAGCAAAAGGCCAGTCCTGCATGCCTCAGGCACACCCCTGACCAAACCCCAGGCATGGactccagacacagcagccccagtGGAGCTGGGGAAGGGGCCTCCTGCTCTGAGGACCCCACTGGGAACTTAGCCTGCCCCTCTGCCACCTGCCTCCCTTCCCAAGAGGAAGCCACCAAGGAGACATTGGGGATACATGGAGCCTTGATCTCAGGGACACCAGAAACCACTTTGTCTACGAAGCCAGAGATTGTGTCCTCACTGAAAACTGATCCCACGTCCTCAGAGAACAGAAATCCTATGTTCCTGGAGAAGAGAGATTTCAATTCTTCAAAGCAGGCAGATTTGGGATCCATAGGAAAGAAAGATGCTGGTTCCACAAGAAAGGCAGAGCCTGTGTTGACAGGAAAGGCAGAATCTGCAGCCTCTGGAAAGGGGGATCCTGTGCCTCCTGGAAGGATGGATTACACGACTCCAAGAAAGGAGAATCTTGAATCCTTGGGAAAAGTAGATCCTATGTGCTCCAGCAAGGTTGATACAGTGTCCCCAAAGGAGGATCCTGGGTCTTTGAGAAAGGTGGATCCTGTTTCCTCAGGCAAAGTGGATcccat AAAAGAGCACCTTGTGTCCTCAGAAAAGGTGGGCTCTGCATCCACAGAAAAGATAGATCCTGGGCCCTCAGGCAGGGTGAATCCTGTACCCTTGAGAAGCACGGatcccacacccacagaaaagtcagaTCCTGGGCTCTTGGGAAAGCTGACTCCAGGGTTATCAGGCAAGACTGAGCTTGTATTCTCTGGAATAGGGACTCCTGGGTCCTTGGGAAGGGTGGATCCTACATGCTCAGGGATGGCAGATCCTGCATCTGTGGAAAATGCAGAAATGGTGTCCTTGGCAAAAGAGGACCCTCAGTTCCTGGCAAAGACAGACCCTGCCTCCTCAGGGGAGGGGCATCCTGTGTCTGTGAGAATGACAAAAACAGTGTCTGCTGGCCCagtggatcccatgttttcaggAAAGATAGATCCCACATCTGTGAAAAGTACTGTTCCTGTGTCTCTAGGCAAGATGGATCCAGTTTCCTTGGAAAAGGTGGATCCCATGTCCTCAGGAAAGCCAGAGCCCTTGTCTTCTGGGCAAGCAGAACATGTGTCTGTGGGAAAGACAGTAACTGTATCTTTAGGAAAAGAGGACCTGGTGTCTTCCAGAGGGGTGGATCCCACAACTGAGAGAAACACAAAAATACCATCTTCTGGAAAAGTGAATCCTGAATCTTCAGGCAAGACAGACCCTGCGTCCTCAGATCCAGGGGACCCCAGGTCCTTGGAAACAGGGGTTCCTCCATCTGAAGTAAAAGCTGAGGCAGTGACTGAGGAAAAAGGAGATTCATGGTCCTTGGAGAAGGCAGGTCCTACAGTCTCAAGGAAAGCTGATCCCCTGGTTTTAGGCAATGTGGACCCTGTGAGCAGGGGAAAGACAGAAACTGCCCCGTCTAGAGAAGTGGACTCCATGTCTTTAGGAAAGTCCCCCATGACTTACATCAAAACAGGTCTGGTGTCCCCTGGGAAGGCAGATCCCATGGACTGCGGTAAAGCAGAAGCCATCCCAGAGGGAAAGGTGGATCCTCCGTCCCTGGAGAAGGGGAATCCTGTGAACTCCACAAAGAAGGAAACCAAGGCCTTGGGAAAAGTTGAGCCCATGTCTGGGGGCAAGGCAGAAGCAAAGCTCCCTGGGCAAGAGTGTGCCACATTGTCAGGAAAAGCAGAAGGGTTGTTTTTGCAAAAGGAGCAGCCACAGACCTCTGAGAAAGTAGATCCCATTGTGTCTGGGAACGTGGAACCTGTGTCCCAGGCCGACTCTGCATTGCCAAGAAAAGCAGAGTCCTCATCCTCTGGAAAGGGGTTTTCCATTCCGAAGAAGACCGAGTCCTCCTCTTCCAGGCAATCAGATGGCAAACCCTGCAGTTCAGCCCCATCTCCCCAAGGTCGTCCCGGGAGCTTGGAGAGCGGTGTGGAGCCAGAGCCCGCCCCCAGCGCTAAGACCCCCAGCCTCTGCCAGAAAGACCTGGTGGCCACTGAGGCCGAAAAAAGCCCCCATGCGGAGGCCGCAGCGCCCCAGCCGGGACCACGGACTCGCGACAACTTCACCAAAGCGCCGTCGTGGGACGCAAGCGCCCCGCCACCGCCGCCGCGCGAGGACGCAGGCACACAGGCAGGGGCGCAGGCCTGCGTCTCAGTGGCCGTGAGTCCCATGTCTCCGCAGGACGGCGCGGGCGGCCCGGCTTTCAGCTTCCAGGCAGCGCCTCGCGCGCCCAGCCCTACCCCCAGGCCTCCCTCGCGCCGGGACGCAGGCCTGCAGGTGTCGATGGGCGCCGCCGAGACGCGCTCCGTGGCCACTGGGCCCATGACGCCTCAGACCGCCGCGCCCCCTGCCGCGCCCCCTGCCTTCCCCGAAGTGCGGGTACGGCCCGGCTCTGCACTGGCGGCCGCCATGGCTCCCCAAGAGGCGGCGGAACCAGTGCGCGACGTGAGCTGGGACGAGAAGGGAATGACGTGGGAGGTGTACGGCGCCGCTATGGAGGTGGAGGTGCTGGGCATGGCCATCCAGAAGCATTTGGAGCGACAAATCGAGGAGCACGGCCGCCAAGGGGCGCCCGCGCCGCCGCCCGCCGCGCGCGCAGGCCCAGGCCGAGCAGGCTCGGTGCGCGCCTCGGCCGCTGATGGCGCCGCCAAACGCCCGCCTGGCCTCTTCCGCGCGCTGCTGCAGAGTGTGCGCCGGCCGCGGTGCTGCTCGCGGGCAGGACCCACAGCCGAGTGA
- the Gprin1 gene encoding G protein-regulated inducer of neurite outgrowth 1 isoform X1, with translation MGSAEDPAWFQLLPTDSSPHSPFCCPQDGSLGAGGPAMRDCCPSQQKASPACLRHTPDQTPGMDSRHSSPSGAGEGASCSEDPTGNLACPSATCLPSQEEATKETLGIHGALISGTPETTLSTKPEIVSSLKTDPTSSENRNPMFLEKRDFNSSKQADLGSIGKKDAGSTRKAEPVLTGKAESAASGKGDPVPPGRMDYTTPRKENLESLGKVDPMCSSKVDTVSPKEDPGSLRKVDPVSSGKVDPMFPQKEEPECPRKEHLVSSEKVGSASTEKIDPGPSGRVNPVPLRSTDPTPTEKSDPGLLGKLTPGLSGKTELVFSGIGTPGSLGRVDPTCSGMADPASVENAEMVSLAKEDPQFLAKTDPASSGEGHPVSVRMTKTVSAGPVDPMFSGKIDPTSVKSTVPVSLGKMDPVSLEKVDPMSSGKPEPLSSGQAEHVSVGKTVTVSLGKEDLVSSRGVDPTTERNTKIPSSGKVNPESSGKTDPASSDPGDPRSLETGVPPSEVKAEAVTEEKGDSWSLEKAGPTVSRKADPLVLGNVDPVSRGKTETAPSREVDSMSLGKSPMTYIKTGLVSPGKADPMDCGKAEAIPEGKVDPPSLEKGNPVNSTKKETKALGKVEPMSGGKAEAKLPGQECATLSGKAEGLFLQKEQPQTSEKVDPIVSGNVEPVSQADSALPRKAESSSSGKGFSIPKKTESSSSRQSDGKPCSSAPSPQGRPGSLESGVEPEPAPSAKTPSLCQKDLVATEAEKSPHAEAAAPQPGPRTRDNFTKAPSWDASAPPPPPREDAGTQAGAQACVSVAVSPMSPQDGAGGPAFSFQAAPRAPSPTPRPPSRRDAGLQVSMGAAETRSVATGPMTPQTAAPPAAPPAFPEVRVRPGSALAAAMAPQEAAEPVRDVSWDEKGMTWEVYGAAMEVEVLGMAIQKHLERQIEEHGRQGAPAPPPAARAGPGRAGSVRASAADGAAKRPPGLFRALLQSVRRPRCCSRAGPTAE, from the coding sequence ATGGGCAGTGCTGAAGACCCAGCCTGGTTCCAGCTGCTTCCGACAGACTCCAGCCCCCACAGTCCCTTCTGCTGCCCACAGGATGGGAGCCTGGGTGCTGGGGGCCCGGCCATGAGGGATTGCTGCCCCTCCCAGCAAAAGGCCAGTCCTGCATGCCTCAGGCACACCCCTGACCAAACCCCAGGCATGGactccagacacagcagccccagtGGAGCTGGGGAAGGGGCCTCCTGCTCTGAGGACCCCACTGGGAACTTAGCCTGCCCCTCTGCCACCTGCCTCCCTTCCCAAGAGGAAGCCACCAAGGAGACATTGGGGATACATGGAGCCTTGATCTCAGGGACACCAGAAACCACTTTGTCTACGAAGCCAGAGATTGTGTCCTCACTGAAAACTGATCCCACGTCCTCAGAGAACAGAAATCCTATGTTCCTGGAGAAGAGAGATTTCAATTCTTCAAAGCAGGCAGATTTGGGATCCATAGGAAAGAAAGATGCTGGTTCCACAAGAAAGGCAGAGCCTGTGTTGACAGGAAAGGCAGAATCTGCAGCCTCTGGAAAGGGGGATCCTGTGCCTCCTGGAAGGATGGATTACACGACTCCAAGAAAGGAGAATCTTGAATCCTTGGGAAAAGTAGATCCTATGTGCTCCAGCAAGGTTGATACAGTGTCCCCAAAGGAGGATCCTGGGTCTTTGAGAAAGGTGGATCCTGTTTCCTCAGGCAAAGTGGATcccatgttcccccaaaaggaggAGCCTGAGTGTCCTAGAAAAGAGCACCTTGTGTCCTCAGAAAAGGTGGGCTCTGCATCCACAGAAAAGATAGATCCTGGGCCCTCAGGCAGGGTGAATCCTGTACCCTTGAGAAGCACGGatcccacacccacagaaaagtcagaTCCTGGGCTCTTGGGAAAGCTGACTCCAGGGTTATCAGGCAAGACTGAGCTTGTATTCTCTGGAATAGGGACTCCTGGGTCCTTGGGAAGGGTGGATCCTACATGCTCAGGGATGGCAGATCCTGCATCTGTGGAAAATGCAGAAATGGTGTCCTTGGCAAAAGAGGACCCTCAGTTCCTGGCAAAGACAGACCCTGCCTCCTCAGGGGAGGGGCATCCTGTGTCTGTGAGAATGACAAAAACAGTGTCTGCTGGCCCagtggatcccatgttttcaggAAAGATAGATCCCACATCTGTGAAAAGTACTGTTCCTGTGTCTCTAGGCAAGATGGATCCAGTTTCCTTGGAAAAGGTGGATCCCATGTCCTCAGGAAAGCCAGAGCCCTTGTCTTCTGGGCAAGCAGAACATGTGTCTGTGGGAAAGACAGTAACTGTATCTTTAGGAAAAGAGGACCTGGTGTCTTCCAGAGGGGTGGATCCCACAACTGAGAGAAACACAAAAATACCATCTTCTGGAAAAGTGAATCCTGAATCTTCAGGCAAGACAGACCCTGCGTCCTCAGATCCAGGGGACCCCAGGTCCTTGGAAACAGGGGTTCCTCCATCTGAAGTAAAAGCTGAGGCAGTGACTGAGGAAAAAGGAGATTCATGGTCCTTGGAGAAGGCAGGTCCTACAGTCTCAAGGAAAGCTGATCCCCTGGTTTTAGGCAATGTGGACCCTGTGAGCAGGGGAAAGACAGAAACTGCCCCGTCTAGAGAAGTGGACTCCATGTCTTTAGGAAAGTCCCCCATGACTTACATCAAAACAGGTCTGGTGTCCCCTGGGAAGGCAGATCCCATGGACTGCGGTAAAGCAGAAGCCATCCCAGAGGGAAAGGTGGATCCTCCGTCCCTGGAGAAGGGGAATCCTGTGAACTCCACAAAGAAGGAAACCAAGGCCTTGGGAAAAGTTGAGCCCATGTCTGGGGGCAAGGCAGAAGCAAAGCTCCCTGGGCAAGAGTGTGCCACATTGTCAGGAAAAGCAGAAGGGTTGTTTTTGCAAAAGGAGCAGCCACAGACCTCTGAGAAAGTAGATCCCATTGTGTCTGGGAACGTGGAACCTGTGTCCCAGGCCGACTCTGCATTGCCAAGAAAAGCAGAGTCCTCATCCTCTGGAAAGGGGTTTTCCATTCCGAAGAAGACCGAGTCCTCCTCTTCCAGGCAATCAGATGGCAAACCCTGCAGTTCAGCCCCATCTCCCCAAGGTCGTCCCGGGAGCTTGGAGAGCGGTGTGGAGCCAGAGCCCGCCCCCAGCGCTAAGACCCCCAGCCTCTGCCAGAAAGACCTGGTGGCCACTGAGGCCGAAAAAAGCCCCCATGCGGAGGCCGCAGCGCCCCAGCCGGGACCACGGACTCGCGACAACTTCACCAAAGCGCCGTCGTGGGACGCAAGCGCCCCGCCACCGCCGCCGCGCGAGGACGCAGGCACACAGGCAGGGGCGCAGGCCTGCGTCTCAGTGGCCGTGAGTCCCATGTCTCCGCAGGACGGCGCGGGCGGCCCGGCTTTCAGCTTCCAGGCAGCGCCTCGCGCGCCCAGCCCTACCCCCAGGCCTCCCTCGCGCCGGGACGCAGGCCTGCAGGTGTCGATGGGCGCCGCCGAGACGCGCTCCGTGGCCACTGGGCCCATGACGCCTCAGACCGCCGCGCCCCCTGCCGCGCCCCCTGCCTTCCCCGAAGTGCGGGTACGGCCCGGCTCTGCACTGGCGGCCGCCATGGCTCCCCAAGAGGCGGCGGAACCAGTGCGCGACGTGAGCTGGGACGAGAAGGGAATGACGTGGGAGGTGTACGGCGCCGCTATGGAGGTGGAGGTGCTGGGCATGGCCATCCAGAAGCATTTGGAGCGACAAATCGAGGAGCACGGCCGCCAAGGGGCGCCCGCGCCGCCGCCCGCCGCGCGCGCAGGCCCAGGCCGAGCAGGCTCGGTGCGCGCCTCGGCCGCTGATGGCGCCGCCAAACGCCCGCCTGGCCTCTTCCGCGCGCTGCTGCAGAGTGTGCGCCGGCCGCGGTGCTGCTCGCGGGCAGGACCCACAGCCGAGTGA